One window of the Lytechinus variegatus isolate NC3 chromosome 3, Lvar_3.0, whole genome shotgun sequence genome contains the following:
- the LOC121412040 gene encoding galactosylceramide sulfotransferase-like gives MEAFSALSLIGLVYICVVVDIYRRAIIQQVGPTKEHRRTIRQPQPVPQRKCNPVRSAVFIKTHKTGSTTISTVLNRYGERHNLSFLANKRDPTRGHFRTILVKNKTILPPLGVANNDFVNYKNYNLMTFHIFFLPNENKLKQVMSPEPRFFTILRNPVRQWESAFFFFKGYKSMKVPGKNSSQYVNNFFKKPDTYWGKKFKSIHRNGQWVDIIGSSRDINENMTHVEELIKELDKKLHLVLITDYVDESLILLKRLLCWEFEDLLYVKMNQRPSNSSGLMSEDLQEKIRQWNKADMILYDHFNRTLWKKINDIGPNFYKDLVVFRKMLDNYNKWCNVTMTANKIRKVPVAQNSSAICQRLVATHKHYLKIMLDRQNQTAFSMNTSQTIS, from the exons ATGGAG GCATTTTCGGCACTTTCTTTAATTGGCTTGGTATATATTTGTGTCGTGGTGGATATATACAGACGTGCCATAATTCAACAAGTGGGACCAACCAAAGAACACAGAAGAACCATTCGACAACCTCAACCAGTTCCTCAAAGAAAGTGCAATCCTGTCAGAAGCGCAGTGTTCATAAAAACACATAAAACAGGGAGCACTACCATCAGCACTGTTTTAAACAGATACGGTGAGAGGCACAACTTATCCTTTCTTGCCAACAAACGGGATCCTACAAGAGGACATTTCCGCACTATTCTGGTCAAGAACAAGACGATATTGCCGCCCTTAGGGGTCGCCAATAATGATTTCGTAAACTACAAGAACTACAACTTGATGACattccatatatttttcttaccAAATGAGAATAAATTAAAACAGGTAATGAGTCCAGAACCACGATTCTTCACTATTCTTCGGAATCCAGTCAGACAATGGGAGTCAgcattctttttcttcaaaggatATAAGTCAATGAAAGTACCTGGAAAAAATTCATCTCAATATGTCAACAACTTTTTCAAGAAACCAGACACATATTGGGGAAAAAAGTTCAAGAGCATACATCGAAATGGTCAGTGGGTTGATATAATTGGAAGTTCACGGGACATCAACGAAAATATGACTCATGTCGAAGAATTAATCAAAGAACTTGATAAAAAGTTACATTTAGTGCTAATCACCGACTACGTTGATGAGTCGCTGATTCTACTTAAACGTCTCCTCTGTTGGGAGTTTGAGGACTTGTTGTACGTTAAGATGAATCAACGTCCTTCAAATTCAAGTGGATTGATGAGTGAAGACCTGCAAGAGAAGATTAGGCAGTGGAATAAAGCAGATATGATTTTGTATGACCATTTCAATAGAACTCTGTGGAAAAAGATAAATGATATTGGGCCAAACTTTTACAAGGATCTCGTCGTATTCCGAAAGATGTTGGACAATTACAACAAATGGTGCAATGTTACTATGACAGCTaacaaaataaggaaagtaCCTGTGGCACAAAACTCATCAGCTATTTGTCAAAGACTTGTAGCAACGCACaaacattatttgaaaataatgttgGACCGCCAGAACCAGACAGCATTTTCTATGAACACTTCTCAAACTATATCGTAA